A genome region from Bombilactobacillus bombi includes the following:
- a CDS encoding PTS ascorbate transporter subunit IIC: MQQFVNILIKIWEYFAANILTQPAYMIGFIVLLGYILEKKPIYESIAGFLKAVIGYMILIVGSNGLVSSFRPILAGLKTRFHLTATVIDPYFGQNAVTEGVVKTFGRTFGDVMLLLLFAFVFNILLVRFQKYTKLRAVFTTGNVQVQQSATAFWILLFCFPKMGRIEVLVVMGIILGLYWAVGSNLTIRYTQDLTDGGGFAVAHQQGFGIAFVSWLADKFKAHEKKVQKETKGLEDIELPGFLKIFNENMVATGILMLFFFGIIMLVLGRPYFNQLYVSTKGASGLAPNGSFLFYILTTSLSFAVNLAILQLGVRTFVGELTESFTGISDRLLPGSVPGIDVAATFAFGEPNAVTIGFLFGALGQFLAIAALLVLHSPTIIIAGFIPLFFDNAAFGVYANKRAGAKAAMLLPFISGLIQVFGAAFISSWIGLSKFGGYLGMFDWDTVWPFFTILMKFLGVVGIIAVIVILIAIPQLEYRHDPDNYFLMVTDYDKYKENMAKKTK, translated from the coding sequence ATGCAGCAGTTTGTAAATATTCTGATTAAAATTTGGGAATATTTTGCGGCTAACATCTTAACACAGCCAGCATATATGATTGGTTTTATTGTTTTGCTAGGTTATATTTTAGAGAAAAAGCCCATTTATGAATCTATTGCCGGTTTTTTAAAAGCAGTTATTGGTTATATGATATTAATTGTTGGTTCTAATGGTTTAGTTAGCAGCTTTAGACCAATTTTAGCCGGCTTAAAAACAAGATTTCATTTAACAGCAACCGTTATTGATCCGTATTTTGGTCAAAATGCAGTTACTGAAGGTGTAGTTAAAACTTTTGGAAGAACTTTTGGTGACGTAATGTTACTCTTACTTTTTGCTTTTGTTTTTAATATTTTATTAGTTAGATTTCAAAAATATACTAAACTAAGAGCAGTTTTTACTACAGGTAACGTTCAAGTTCAACAATCAGCTACAGCTTTTTGGATTTTGCTATTTTGTTTCCCTAAAATGGGACGAATTGAAGTATTAGTAGTTATGGGCATTATTCTCGGATTGTATTGGGCAGTTGGTTCCAATTTAACAATTCGTTATACTCAAGATTTAACTGATGGTGGTGGCTTTGCAGTCGCTCATCAACAGGGATTTGGGATTGCATTTGTTTCGTGGTTAGCAGACAAATTTAAGGCACACGAAAAGAAAGTTCAAAAAGAAACTAAGGGCTTAGAAGATATTGAATTACCAGGTTTTTTAAAGATTTTTAACGAAAATATGGTTGCTACTGGTATTTTGATGTTGTTCTTCTTTGGAATTATTATGTTGGTATTAGGCCGTCCATATTTCAATCAATTGTATGTGTCTACCAAAGGTGCTTCTGGATTGGCTCCTAATGGAAGCTTTCTATTTTATATCTTAACTACTTCGTTGAGTTTTGCAGTTAACTTGGCTATTTTGCAGTTAGGTGTGCGGACTTTCGTGGGTGAACTAACAGAAAGCTTTACCGGAATTTCTGATCGTTTATTGCCAGGTTCTGTTCCTGGAATCGATGTGGCTGCGACCTTTGCTTTTGGGGAACCTAATGCAGTTACCATTGGCTTTTTATTCGGCGCTTTGGGGCAATTCTTAGCTATAGCTGCTTTATTAGTTCTACATTCCCCTACAATTATTATTGCTGGTTTTATTCCCCTATTCTTTGATAATGCAGCTTTTGGTGTTTATGCTAATAAGCGTGCCGGGGCTAAAGCAGCGATGTTACTACCATTTATCAGTGGGTTAATTCAAGTATTTGGAGCTGCATTTATTTCTAGCTGGATTGGTTTGTCTAAATTCGGTGGTTACTTAGGAATGTTTGATTGGGATACTGTTTGGCCATTCTTTACTATTTTGATGAAGTTCCTAGGTGTAGTAGGTATTATTGCAGTTATTGTAATTTTAATTGCTATTCCGCAATTAGAATATCGTCACGATCCCGACAATTACTTTTTAATGGTTACTGATTATGATAAATAT